A stretch of DNA from Marmota flaviventris isolate mMarFla1 chromosome 16, mMarFla1.hap1, whole genome shotgun sequence:
TCCTATGCAACAAAAATCTTCctgtggggctgaggctgtaactcagtggcagagcgcttgcctagcagatgtgaggcactgggttcgatccttagcaccacaacaactacaaaaaaaatttttttaaatcttcttggGCAACTTCAGGCAGAAGAATGAGAGAATAATGAGCTGTGTATGGTGCTAAGGAATTATTCCAATGGGAATGGACACagtaaaaaaaaactatgtgtttgtgagatacatacatatatatacacgtacatacatatgtacataaaatacctcattgctttttaatttaatgaaagaaaaaataatcagaaacaaaagaaattgctaaactttaaattagtttttctttattataagaTTATATCCCAAAACTTTCCTCTAAGGTTAAGAAAAGGAATTATGATCACAATAgctaactatggaaccaaccaaggtgcccttcaacagatgaatggatatagaaaatgtggcatatatacacaatggaatattactcagtcataaaaaagaatgaagttatggcatttgctggtaaatggatggaaatgaagactATTATACTAAGTGATAAGCCAGTCGccaaaaaacaaaggttaaaTGACACAGtaagagggaagaatagaagttcattggattagacaacgggaatgaagggagggagagagaataagATTAAGAAAAACCGTAGAATGAATgagacataatttttctatgttcatatatgaatacacaccccagtgtaactccacatcatgtaccaccaccctaatgggaagttatactccatatttgtataatatgtcaaaatatactttactgtcatgtatatctaaaaagaacaaacaaaaaatgaaaatttaaaaaaatctaaaaaaaaataaaggaattatgaaATCCAGTAAGAGGTTGGTACTCCTGAAGTTCATTAACTAGATCATTCAACTTGAGTTCACATAAATGTTCTTTCCGTCAACAGGTGAAGTCATTAGCATAATGGCATTTCCTCCATCCTCCTCCTGATGTTTGTTAGTTATATTTGAGGTTGTCAAGATATAACAATGCACATTCATCCTTTGGGCCACAATTGCCAATTATGGAAAACCTGCTTTAACATTAATGTGAACACACGGCTTTTCTCAGTCTTTTTGTCACAACCTCTCCATTCCCAAAGGATTTGTTTTAAAGCATCTCTGAGTCGGCTCGAGTTCTTGGTCAAGTGCTTTTTGCTCACAAAGGGCTCTTGAGTACTTTTGAGATTTACTTTTATGTTTGCCCTAATTCTAAGTGGCTGGGAATAATCCTCCCTTCCCACCTTCCTTCCCTGGGAGCTCCTCAGAGACTTTTCTCCCTGTGTTCGGGTGTTGAAGGAGACTGGTGCTAGGTCCACACACTGTAGCCAGAAGATAAAGGGTAAAGCCACACACTTGGTTCGTTGTTCTTCACACCCATTCAGGAATTTGCATACTTACCAAGGTGGCTtctgagggaagaggagaggactTCCTGTGCTGTGGTGTGAGCTTCTGTTTTGTTCCCTGTCCTTCCTTAGCTACCAGTGGTGCCTGGGATGAGTGTTCCCTCAGGTCCGTGTGTTGAAGGCTGGTCCACAGGATggtgttattgggaggtggtggaacctttaggagctAGGGCCTTGTTGGGGGGTAGTTGGGTCCATTGAgagtgtgtccttgaagggtctTATGGGAGCACAGTCCCTCAGATTCTCTCTGCCTCCTTGCTCATAATGTAAGTAGTTTGCTCCACCACAAGCTCTAGATATGATGTTCCACCCTCCCCAGAGCCCAAAGCCACCAAGTCATCCAATCTTAGACTGAAACTTTCAGAGCTCGAGctaaaaaaaagacttttctctttataagataAATATCTCAAGTATTTCCTTATAGTAATGTGAAACTGACTGATATAGCTACCACTCTTTGAGGTTAATGATATTGAGCTTTTTCTATTGATGAATAGTTTTGCTggcccttttctattttatttggaaaagaattCTCTAAAGtagttttattctttcatcttaATGTAGATATTCCTAAAATGTATATGCAAGCTCCCTGATTCACATTCTCACAAAATTTGAGATTAATGATTCATACATTTGTGTGCCCAGTAGTGCTCAACTTAGGTTATATTTATCCTCCCTGAGATTCAGTGTGACGCTATCTGTAAAAGAAGAATATGATCTTCTCTGGCTACACCTTATTGTGAGATTGTGGCAATAAGGTAAATGAGGTAATGTGTACTAatatatctcagaaaaaaaaatcccatactCAAGAGAGAAGGCATTATTGctgtttccattttctccttaTGTGAACTGAAAAATTTGCTCAAGTACCCACCTGCTCTTTACTTCTGTGTGGATAACACGGTAGCTAAACTTGTTACCTTTTGTCACGGagatttcattctactatttcttaataatattgacattacagtgaataaaataaaaaggtctctTTTGTGATGTGTTTTCATAAAGATCTTAAAACAACCTTGAAAATACCCAGATTTTCATTTCTCAATGACATGAAcacaatgattaattttatatattgaatcTGTTTATCTGGAACTTGAAATCCCACCCCAAGGGAAGATTAGTCAGTTCAAAACTTTCtaaaaagacaaagaattcaaaaggGAAAGGATGCCCAGGAGCCATTAAGTTGTTCTGTATCTATTTACAGTATTGTTTGTACTGGATAGATGATTACAGAAAAGCCAGGTAACATAAAAAGAGAAATCCTTAATTCTACCCTGGAGACAGGCAGAGCAAAAGATGAACAGCTGAACACACAGAGCTGGGAACTTCATGTATACTTTACCTTGCAGTAAATCAGGGAGATAAAGGACTTGAAATAAATGTTCCCATGAATTCCAAAAACTAAAAGCTATGTGCTGGCTTATGATGACAACCAAGTGGAAACCCACTGGAATCCTACATTAAATGACTTCCCATACCCCCTGCCCCTGAAAACCAATAACTTTGTATTTGTACCGAGAGGGATATAAGAAAGAGTTTAAAAGATGCATTCATTTTCATGACTGAGTTTTCTTAGGATTTTGCCAATATGGCACCTACCAATGGAAAGCTGTGGTTGCTTAACCTGTGCTCTCAAGAAATTATCACCATTTCTGTTCCTTGCTATAGACTTTTGCATTACGGGAAGATTATGACAGACGTTCAAACTTCCAGATCCATTAATCTTACTTTCTGAGATCAGCAGGCAACTTCTtaacacacatatatttacacTTACACTTTTCTTAAACATCCACAGTGAAGAACCCATTAAAGAAACATTTCTTCCAGCCATGATGATTATCTTGGGGTTTGAAGACAGACACCTTTTAAAGTCTGGGGGTACCATATGCAGGTAACATCTACATAGAAGGATAGCCAAACAGGGTGTAGAAAACTTTGCTTAAAATAACGACATACTTAAAAGCTgggtgtattttatttataaataacattttgatACAGAGGTTAATAATATGTTTGTTCCCAAAGATCCCGAGTTTATTAGTACAGATACATCAGAGAAGAAAGATAACATGTTTTTATGCTTCTGTATTGtgacagaaaataaacaaggcTGGTTATATTCAGACATCTTAGTAGACATAGTGCCAGATAACTTGCAAACTACAAGCATTGGGTTTGTTTCTTATTTGTGGGCATTCCTGAATAATTTTCCTGAATACTTTCATTTCCACTATCTACACTATGCAATTATATCACATCATTCATGTGCCTTTACATTAACTTAAATTTATTCTTCAACTGTCATGAGTTCtgccaaaaaaatatttagggataAGCAATATTTAAATTTAACCTCCTTTACTTCCCCTCCATTCTCTCCCTGAATTAATTTATTCCATCTGTGCCATAAGGGAAACAGCCTAACACAATTGATAAAGAGATTGTTTTCCTTTATCTACTCTTATCCATCATATCCATCTGGAAAGTGTAACATACTGAAATTATAGACATATACTTAACGTTAGTCACATTTTATATGCCgattctttgctttttaaaaaagaattatcaaaCGTAGACACTGATACTCTGAAGCCTGAAAGTTTTAACAAaggtcaaatactttttctgcccCCAATAGCACCATCTCTGTAACTTTTGTATAGCACAGGAAATGATATTCTCAAAGACTCCATAAAGATGGGCAGGAAGTCATCCTGTCCAAAGAGAGTTggctcaaacacacacacacacacacacacacacacacttcccggaAATGCCTTCATAATACTGTTTGTGTATGCTTCTTCCTGTATTTGCATGCTTCATAGAATCAAAAAAATGCCTTTCCCATTTTAAGCATTATTCATTTCTGATCTGTATGATTTTCATAATCTCAAAAAGCAATTCTAATTTGTGCATGGGAAACGGAAAGTTTCTATGGTTAGGTATTAATGAGAATGCATAGCCTGATATGACACAGTTTTTATAAGGCCCCAAGGTTCCTTCCAAGGATGCTGCAGTCCATAATCAGACCAAAGGCTAAGTAGGTCCAAGGCGAGCAGCAGTTTAGGGATTTGGAGCTGCAGTTCTTCTCCACTGGACTGTGGAGGAATCAAGCAGTCAGTGGCTCATGCATGTAGACTCAcctgtcttattttatttaatcttgagATGAGAAAGGAAACCCATAATATTCCCAGTGGATTTCTGCCCAGAAGGCAAATGTCAGCTATGAAACAATTTAGAGAACTGGAATTAAAGGAATGAGTTCTTAAAAGGCctacattccttttttaaaaaaaataataatataaatacttGCTTTACTGAGCTTCTGAACTCTAAGAATTTGCTTTTGCTTAATTTGATCTTGGACCTGAACtcatttcataaaaaatatatgaaaggggCTAAGACTCTATTTCTTCACTCCAgcaacatctttttaaaatatttataaagaacacaGAACTCTACtcagtatttcatttaaaataacaaaaggcTGATGGTTGAAATCACAGAAAGAATGCATAAAAGGCAGAAGTAAATAAACAAGACTtagaactcttttttaaaaaaaagaatttaaaaactaaattgtgCTGCAAAACTACTTTTGCAATTACAGTGTCAGGTATGGCCCCACTCTGTCTCAGAGGCACTGTATAAATATGAACAGAATCATCTGATGCACTTTTTGAAAACACTGCTTCTCAGCCAAGGGCTAGCGCAAATTCATCCTACGGCTAGGTGTCCAGAACACATGTTGGTTTGCTTATTGGCGACATTTTGGCGACGCATCCTATACTAACAGGAAGGCTAGAGACCAAGCATATGACAAGAGCCAAACCCACCACCCTGTTACTTCTTTTCGTGCTTCTTGGTTAACTCCTGCACACCCAGCTGGCTGCGGCCCCGGGCGTCGATGTTCTTGTCTTCCCGGGGCTGACTCTCCTGGGAGACCTGCTGCACAGCCTGTAGGATGGCATTCTGCACAATCTGTTTGCTGGCATTCTGCAGTTTCACCTCCTCAGGCTCATTTCCAGGCTTCTCacctaaccaaaaatataaaagggagGTGGGAAGAAGAGAAATCAATTTGGAGAACTGTGACAGAGACGAATAGAGGAAAAAAGTGCTGGAGTAGCCCAGTCACAGTGAGGAGCCCTCGTAGCACATGCTGCTATTGCCTCCCCTTCCTCATTTCCAACAGAATCTCCATACCGTTCCCCCATGATGCACCTGAGTTCATCTTCTCACCATCCCAGAATCCTCATTTGCGAATGGTGGTCGCCAGACAGTCCCTGGCCACAAAAGACCCCTGGGAAAGTTTGGGGAAAGGGACAGGCTCGTGCTCCACTGGCCTTTTGCACTTCCCCCTTAATTCCTGTGTGGTTTGCAAACCCAGGGCTGGCAGGGGCTGCGCTATCTTGCAGTAAGTGTGAAGATGAATGTCAATATTCTGAGGATGgtttggagaaaaacaaaaaagcccaatTTCAAAGGCATCATTGAGCATCTACACAAGCCCTGGACCATGTTTGCAAGGAAAACAATCCCCCTTTTTTAATGCATATTATATAGATTCTATGTTATCTGCAGCCAAACACATGCCTGATGGGTATAACCTCATGGTGCTGAAGAAGAACAGACAATCCCCTACACCACATCAAACTCAGCTCTGCTCACATAATGTGTCAGAAGGACTGAACCCATTCATCAGAGCTGTCCTCTGAGATCTAGAACAGGGCAGGAAAACTCCTTCCATATAGGACCAGTGATCTATCAGGCTTGTGGGCCATATGCTCTGAAATAAATGCTTAACTCTGCTGCTGTAGGATAAAATCAGCTATAGATTGTAGGTAAATAAATGTGTGTGACTGTGTTCcaacaaaatattattcattaaaaaaaaaaaaaaaaaaaacaggttgcaGGCAGATTTGGCCTATCAGCTATAGTGTATCAATTCTGATCTAGAAATGGTGGGAAATgtctaaagaaaaagtgaaatagtGTACTCAACACTAACCAacactttctatttttccttaattaaaaacaaaactttgctgggtgccgtggcacactcctgtaattccagtgacccaggaggctgaggcaggaggattgcaaattagagggcagcaaggccctaagcaacctagggaggccctgtcttgaaattttaaaaaaataataataataaaaaaggctggagatgtagttcagcgGAAGTTTATTTAgtgaaaattctagaaaagggcttttttaaaaaacaggcgAATAAAACCTGTTGCCCTCTTCCGATTTTACTGCTCACAACTCTGACCCAATAATTGTCATTACAAGGCCGCTGAGAGTCCTAAGGAAATCCTTAGAATAGAAACCATTTTCAGGGGGGTTGGAAGAAAAAGTTAGAAGGAACCTGGCATTCCCATGACCAAATGGCCACCAGATCAATTCTCAGTTGTCCACTTCCAGGCCCCCTTCACATTACAAAATCATTCCTTGTTTAGGGCAACtgttattttagattttattttattatgcagCACACTTAACAATAACGCATACAGGGGCGAATGATGGTGAGTCTAACATTTGAGTGCAGTGCAATCCTGAAATTTTCCTATTCCACCTCTTTACATTTATGGtgatgaaaagaatgtgtacTGCTCCTTATTCAAAGTCACCTTTTCAGATATTTCCTCTCTTCAGATACATTGCTACCTTAAAATATATCTAAAGTTGGGGGAGGGGTGTGGTTTTTCACCAGGATCGATTTGTAACAATGGAAATTATACATCCATGAAAAGAACACTGTAAGGGAATATTGAGTCCTTCTGGAACATCAGGCAGCTCTCATCCCTTTAGACAGACAGCTGTCATTCATTTTGCATTCCGGTCCATCCCCAGGGGGTTTATCTTACCCTCTAGTGCACAATGCAAGATTAACCTATTCAAAACCAAGAGCAGTATGGAAAAGGATAAAATGAGCCACCCACACCACGCCAAGCCAGGAGGAAATCCAGACAGGCTGGAACTCCAGAGGGGCAAAGAAGAAGGCTTTGAATGCTCTCTGTAGAAAAAGAGTGGACAGTAGTGAATGGCAATATTATGGGACCCTAGgggacagctattaagaatacaggtTTGAAACGCTTCAGAGTTGTGCTTAAGTCCTTTCTGCCACATCTGTCACACAGTCTTGAGCAAAACACTGCTAAGCAGGTTtgcacatctgtaaaatgggcaagCAGGACCTCTGTAGTATGGTTGCTAGAGAAGGAAGTGACATCACAACTATTCAGAACTCTGTGTGGGTCCTGACACATCAAAATCACTTAGTAAGTGACCACATGGTGTACTAGTTAGGTTATAGACTGAGCTGTTGTAACAGAGGCACTCAAAAATAGCTCAGCTCACACAGGGAGAGAAGTTTATTGTTCTCTCACGTGACAGTGCAGAAGTAATCTGTGTGTAAGTGGCTTGCTCCACAGGTGATCTCAGGACTTCTTCCTCCTCTCATCTTACTGCCATGCTATTCCCCCCAATAGGACCCTCATTTACGTGAGTGAAGCTGGTCAAGCAATATCCTAGTGGAGTTGGaagggagcaaaaaaaaaaaaaaaggaaaaggacaaaCAATTTCCTGTTGGGGGGGaatgtactggggattaaacccagaggggctggttactgagccacatccccagcccgttttattgtttatttaagaAAGCATCTTATTACAttgtgtagggccttgctaacttgctgaagctggacttgacattgcaatcctcctgcaacagcttcctgagtctctggggttACAAGagagtgccaccacacccggcaggAAATTTCCTTTTAAAGATTTGTCAAAGAAGTTGCAATGGTCAGTCAACTCCCATTCTATAGAGTGAAACTTAGTCATCTGGCCACACCTACATACAAGGGAGGCTAGGAAATATTGCTGTTGCTGGGTAGCTGTGTGCACTAACTGAAACTTATGGTGTTCTAATGCCAGAATGAAGaatgacagatttttttaaattacttccaTGCAAGGGCCAGGTTTACATTGAAAAAGAAGGACATATACTTACAACAACTTAAATCTGATATTAAGGGAGCTCTTTCTACTACCACTATCTAGCATAAGTGTGTAGACAAACAAACAAGAAGTTCTGAAGACTCATGCTTGCTCCAAGAAAGAGTATCGAAGTCAAACTGCAAGTGTCTTCATTCTAGAACGTTCCTATTCTCTAGCTATTTTTCTGTCATggaacagaggaaggaaaagtCCAGGGACAAGAATAAGCTGAGTctttaataagagaaaaagaggaaactcTATTCCAAGTTCAACTGGGATCTGATATTTGACCTAAATTATCATGTTCTCATCCAACAATTATGagtaataaatgtatataaaagtcAACGGCAGTCTATACCAGGCTATACCCAAGGCACCACAGAGTGACAGGAGGTTGACTTAAGCAATCCTCCCTCTGTGTTTAACCctcttgtcctcatttccattttgttctaGGCCATCAATATTCATCCATCTTCAGTGGAGGATGTGGGACAGAGGGTGGCAAGTGGCTGGCGGCACAAGAAGAGAGGAATAAAGACAAGGAGAGACACCACCATGCACTTAagagacaataaaaacaaaataaagaattatacaAACCACAG
This window harbors:
- the Akain1 gene encoding A-kinase anchor protein inhibitor 1 gives rise to the protein MGERYGDSVGNEEGEFSKLISLLPTSLLYFWLGEKPGNEPEEVKLQNASKQIVQNAILQAVQQVSQESQPREDKNIDARGRSQLGVQELTKKHEKK